The following are encoded together in the Candidatus Margulisiibacteriota bacterium genome:
- a CDS encoding GAF domain-containing protein: MALKPEINKQLLNFVLFFFFALAILGTAFIVYYKFDPLTIPSYYLILSQILLGLFILINNPANQINLYFFHFLLFMATWNFLASIIIHSPLDTPMFWGDWYVYVAAVLMTLFLMFFTMVFPQRKPYFTQLSKVLFLVLPLFIIVSILISHEYIISGIILERGIRTPLPGSGYNTFVFYIIFYIGLVVFNLVQSYLRAGNLEKLRLFYLLIGALISISGFMITNLFLPIMGVADLEWMGAWFTLIFAAFTAYAITKHHLLDISIVISRFFAELITIAIHASFYLLFVWGFLAYVGTTISWVFLTLTIIFGIFVGQTHHNLRVFIQTTSDKLFLRGKYNYYRELSDATTRVGEKMSLTEILKVLYSTFYNVVEISDPKIYLPEYFSELEKRSTCYQIYDRENFAPQPNSCEVLADSPLVAEMLKKRGPLFDVKEIDSALVVPCILESRLIGFFALGRKLSEDAYTDEDLRLLQVLANQAAMALDHTRSYEKIRNELEAVERQLERSQRLASLGTLTAGVTHEIRNPLTVIRGETERLVKEPRDIEYLKNFRELLLRHIDRISGIVNRMLDLAKEKAKERKPVDLNEMIEASLTLISFGKVKLEKEMGEIPRISGDPEALQEVFINLFQNAIEAMPQGGKIMVKTFQENNRVVVEVSDTGKGIPADLREKIFDPFFSTRHEGVGLGLSIVYRIIREHDGDISVDSEVGKGSTFRLTF, from the coding sequence ATGGCCCTAAAACCGGAAATTAACAAGCAGTTATTGAACTTTGTTTTATTCTTTTTCTTCGCGTTAGCTATATTGGGGACCGCCTTTATTGTTTATTACAAATTTGATCCACTTACAATTCCCAGCTATTATTTGATTTTATCGCAAATATTGCTGGGTTTATTTATCTTGATCAATAACCCGGCAAATCAGATTAATTTATATTTCTTCCATTTTCTCTTATTTATGGCGACCTGGAATTTCCTGGCTTCGATAATTATTCATTCTCCGTTGGATACGCCAATGTTCTGGGGAGATTGGTATGTCTACGTTGCCGCTGTTTTAATGACCTTATTTTTAATGTTTTTTACCATGGTTTTTCCTCAACGGAAGCCTTACTTTACTCAATTGAGTAAAGTTCTTTTCTTGGTCTTGCCTCTGTTCATAATTGTTTCAATCCTGATCAGCCATGAATATATAATTAGTGGGATTATCTTGGAGCGGGGGATTAGGACCCCGCTCCCGGGAAGCGGTTATAATACCTTTGTTTTTTACATTATATTTTATATTGGTTTGGTCGTTTTTAATCTTGTTCAAAGTTATTTGCGGGCCGGCAATTTAGAAAAACTCCGTCTCTTTTATTTATTAATTGGGGCATTGATCTCGATCAGTGGTTTTATGATCACAAATCTTTTCCTGCCGATCATGGGAGTTGCCGATCTTGAATGGATGGGGGCCTGGTTTACCTTGATTTTCGCGGCCTTTACCGCTTACGCGATCACCAAGCACCACCTCCTTGATATCTCGATCGTCATCAGCCGGTTCTTTGCCGAGCTTATTACGATCGCGATCCATGCTTCATTTTATCTCCTTTTTGTCTGGGGTTTTCTCGCGTATGTAGGGACGACCATCAGCTGGGTCTTTTTGACCCTGACGATCATTTTTGGCATATTTGTCGGGCAGACACATCATAACCTCCGGGTCTTTATCCAAACGACCTCCGACAAGTTATTCCTGCGGGGTAAATACAATTATTACCGGGAGCTATCTGACGCGACGACCAGGGTAGGGGAGAAAATGTCGCTGACCGAGATCCTCAAGGTCTTGTACAGCACCTTTTACAATGTCGTCGAGATCTCTGACCCAAAAATATATCTCCCGGAGTATTTTTCGGAGCTTGAAAAAAGATCAACCTGTTACCAGATCTACGACAGAGAAAACTTTGCTCCTCAGCCAAACAGCTGCGAAGTTCTGGCCGACTCGCCGTTAGTTGCCGAAATGCTGAAAAAGAGAGGTCCGCTCTTTGACGTCAAAGAGATCGACTCCGCCCTGGTCGTTCCCTGCATCCTGGAGAGTCGACTGATCGGCTTCTTTGCCCTGGGTCGCAAGCTCTCCGAAGACGCCTACACCGACGAAGATCTCCGCCTTCTGCAGGTATTGGCAAACCAGGCGGCGATGGCCCTGGACCACACCCGCTCATACGAGAAGATCAGGAACGAATTGGAGGCGGTGGAGCGCCAACTGGAGCGCTCCCAGCGGCTTGCGTCGCTCGGGACCCTGACCGCCGGCGTAACCCACGAGATCCGCAACCCCCTGACCGTGATCAGGGGAGAGACCGAACGGCTGGTCAAAGAGCCGCGCGACATAGAGTATTTAAAAAACTTCCGGGAACTGTTGCTGCGGCATATTGACCGGATCTCCGGCATTGTCAACCGGATGCTTGACCTGGCCAAGGAAAAAGCCAAGGAAAGAAAGCCGGTCGACCTGAACGAAATGATCGAGGCCTCCCTGACCCTGATCTCTTTTGGGAAAGTGAAGCTGGAGAAAGAAATGGGGGAGATCCCCAGGATCTCCGGCGATCCGGAGGCGCTGCAGGAGGTCTTTATCAACCTTTTTCAGAACGCGATCGAGGCGATGCCCCAGGGAGGGAAGATCATGGTGAAGACTTTCCAGGAGAATAACCGGGTCGTGGTCGAAGTGAGCGATACCGGGAAAGGCATTCCAGCGGATCTAAGGGAGAAGATCTTTGACCCGTTCTTTTCAACGCGGCATGAAGGGGTTGGGCTGGGGCTGTCGATTGTCTACCGGATAATCCGCGAACACGACGGCGACATCTCCGTCGACAGCGAAGTGGGGAAGGGGAGCACGTTTAGGCTTACCTTTTAG
- a CDS encoding response regulator: MAKPIIMVVDDEVDVANVISDTIRDTGKYEVLTAYSAKEALDKLSKNRSFLGLGGNKIRLVFLDIKMPEVDGLQLLEKIRKDFGEDIGISMLTAWEDEEKWDRATSGFVINYIKKPFKSDELLATVDKFFEGKDTSMVLNTFEKHIEKREEFKKKS; encoded by the coding sequence ATGGCAAAGCCAATAATTATGGTTGTGGATGATGAAGTCGATGTCGCGAACGTTATTTCCGACACGATCAGGGATACCGGCAAGTACGAGGTCCTGACCGCCTACTCGGCCAAAGAAGCGCTGGATAAATTGTCCAAAAACCGGAGCTTTCTCGGCCTTGGAGGCAACAAGATCCGGCTCGTTTTTCTCGACATCAAGATGCCCGAAGTTGACGGCCTCCAGTTATTGGAAAAGATCCGCAAGGACTTTGGCGAAGATATCGGCATCTCCATGCTGACCGCCTGGGAAGACGAGGAAAAGTGGGACCGCGCCACCTCCGGCTTTGTCATTAACTACATAAAAAAACCGTTCAAAAGCGATGAGCTCCTCGCCACTGTCGACAAGTTTTTTGAGGGGAAAGACACCAGCATGGTGCTGAATACCTTTGAAAAACATATTGAGAAAAGAGAAGAATTCAAGAAGAAGAGCTAA
- a CDS encoding class I SAM-dependent methyltransferase, with translation MILSVAINKSFWRLYFKVYDRNQSEPYLRLIKDGARKLVKNPIGKYLELGCGSGNPTLEIARRLKAAGDVVGLDSSTDAIELAQKKASAEKLGNITFVLGDMGKALPFADESFDGILANNSFYLVSDPQKTLIEVIRLLKPGGSFLMTNPKEAASSSAIFREHLAIMKERYFYRYGAVIGGVALAGHTARALYNYSLLLPFQLVLKYSYKIESHFWPAEKWEQVIEEARRASPYPFAVRGPFDAYAGQNHTYIIDRLPR, from the coding sequence GTGATTCTATCAGTAGCCATAAATAAAAGTTTTTGGAGACTATACTTTAAAGTATATGATCGGAACCAATCCGAACCATATTTGCGCTTAATAAAAGATGGCGCGCGAAAATTAGTTAAAAATCCGATCGGTAAATATCTAGAGCTTGGCTGTGGTTCAGGCAATCCAACTTTGGAAATTGCCCGCAGATTGAAGGCCGCGGGTGACGTTGTCGGATTAGACTCTTCAACCGATGCCATTGAGTTAGCTCAAAAAAAAGCGTCAGCGGAGAAACTTGGGAATATCACGTTTGTCTTGGGCGACATGGGAAAGGCGCTCCCTTTTGCTGATGAGTCGTTTGATGGGATATTGGCCAACAATTCGTTTTATTTGGTCAGTGACCCGCAAAAAACATTGATTGAAGTGATACGTTTGCTGAAACCCGGCGGTTCTTTCTTGATGACCAACCCCAAAGAAGCCGCCAGCTCTTCGGCGATCTTCAGAGAACATCTGGCAATTATGAAAGAGCGCTATTTTTACAGGTATGGCGCTGTGATTGGCGGGGTCGCTCTGGCGGGGCACACCGCGCGGGCGTTATATAATTACAGCCTCCTCCTCCCTTTTCAGTTGGTTTTGAAATATAGCTATAAGATCGAATCCCACTTCTGGCCGGCCGAAAAATGGGAGCAGGTCATAGAAGAGGCGCGGCGAGCTTCTCCTTATCCCTTTGCGGTCAGAGGCCCCTTTGACGCTTACGCCGGGCAGAACCACACCTATATTATTGATAGATTGCCGCGATAA
- a CDS encoding putative glycoside hydrolase — protein sequence MRNSLRLAGLAGLVVFAVLILLIPLIYPKLAESSDHPDLPLKVKKKADKGIYITWYVAQTPKMLDRLLARAKECGLNTIVVDAKFALSPPLLELLKKRELTEKTVATADPWLSEFTAKLHEQGFIVSTRLVVFKDDHLALARPDLAVKVPGGGYYRDLKEGKWADPYSNEVRLYNELVAERAAASGVDEIQFDYIRFPAEGRAKHAYYPHEKNGISRVDIVCEFLAGVKKRLERYNVSLAVDIFGIAAWQQPVDVQSLGQDLKRMSAYLDVLSPMLYPSHFHAGYDGYDNPGSYPYHFMSQGVKKSLDILSGEATTLVPWIQGFNLRSPNFGANYILEQVRAAKELGVDHFLVWNASNNYETTFAALRRRPSSP from the coding sequence ATGAGGAATAGTTTGCGTCTGGCCGGTTTGGCCGGTTTGGTTGTTTTTGCGGTTTTAATTCTGTTGATCCCTCTGATCTATCCAAAGCTGGCAGAGAGCAGTGACCACCCCGATCTGCCGCTTAAGGTTAAAAAAAAGGCCGATAAAGGGATCTATATTACCTGGTATGTCGCTCAAACCCCGAAAATGCTGGACCGCTTACTTGCCCGGGCCAAAGAGTGCGGTCTTAACACGATCGTAGTAGATGCCAAGTTTGCCCTTTCTCCGCCGCTTTTGGAGTTGCTTAAAAAGAGAGAATTGACCGAGAAAACTGTCGCGACCGCCGATCCCTGGCTGTCGGAATTTACGGCAAAACTCCACGAGCAGGGGTTTATTGTCTCTACCCGGCTGGTGGTGTTTAAGGACGACCACCTGGCGCTGGCCAGGCCCGACCTGGCGGTCAAGGTCCCGGGCGGGGGGTATTACCGGGATTTAAAAGAGGGGAAATGGGCCGATCCTTATTCGAACGAGGTCCGGCTCTACAATGAATTGGTGGCCGAGCGGGCGGCCGCTTCGGGGGTTGACGAGATCCAGTTTGACTACATACGCTTCCCAGCCGAGGGGAGGGCCAAGCACGCCTATTATCCGCACGAAAAAAACGGTATCAGCCGGGTTGATATTGTTTGCGAGTTTTTGGCCGGGGTCAAGAAGCGGCTGGAGAGGTACAATGTCTCGCTGGCGGTTGATATTTTTGGTATTGCTGCCTGGCAGCAGCCAGTCGATGTGCAGAGCCTGGGGCAGGACCTAAAGCGGATGTCTGCCTATCTTGACGTCCTCTCGCCCATGCTCTACCCGTCTCATTTTCACGCGGGCTACGATGGTTATGATAATCCGGGGAGTTATCCCTATCATTTCATGAGCCAGGGAGTAAAAAAATCACTCGATATTTTGTCCGGAGAAGCGACGACCCTGGTCCCGTGGATCCAGGGATTCAACCTTCGCTCCCCTAACTTTGGGGCAAACTATATCTTAGAGCAGGTTAGGGCCGCCAAAGAGCTGGGGGTAGACCATTTTCTGGTCTGGAACGCCTCCAATAATTACGAAACGACCTTTGCCGCCCTGCGGCGACGCCCATCAAGCCCTTAA